CGCTTCGCTTCATCAACGTCGTACTTAGGCCGCTTCAGTTTGTAATTCTTACCTAAGAAATGTAGCTCCAGTTTGCCTGTGTAATCGGTAATAGGCGAAAAGCTCTCTAGCTCTTCGATGAGTCCCTCTTCTAAGAACCAGCGAAAACTGGATCGCTGAATCTCAACTAAATCTGGAAGGGTGAAGGCCAGTGCAGTTTGAGTCTGATTAGTCATGCGTCTCCTCAGGAGGGTCACGCCCAGCGCGAGTCCCAGATGTTATGCGATCTGCACAAAAATGTCAATAGAAAACTTTGGACCCTGACGAGAAGGACCCAAAGGCGTAGTCTAACGAATTAAATGAGCAGTTGAAAGATTTAAGGTAGTCTCCAATGGGCTGTTTAGCTAAGCAGCTGAAATTTTTTAGTTGAGGTGAGGAGAACTGTCGGCACCTTCCCAAATCAAGGAAGAGACAGGAGCAGTTTCCCAATAGCGTCTGCTCAAGGGGTTGTTGACTGACGCCACAAAATCGCTACTGTTGACACTCTTACCATTATGACGTAAGCGGAGGCAATTTGTGGGCTGTAGTTTTGTACTCAGCCATCAAATTCTAAAGCTTACTTAGAACTAAGGGTTAGGAGTAAGAGATAGCGGGGACTCCAGATGCTTTCGGCGGCAGCTGAGGTAAACCAAAAAGCTGACAAGCGTTCTGCGTCGTCTGTGCTGCTAGCACTTCTAGAGGCACAGAGCGCAGCTGCGCAACTTGCTCCGCCACATAGCGCACGTAAGCAGGTTCATTTCGTCGCTCTCCTCGCTTGGGAACAGGAGCCAAAAAGGGGCAATCTGTTTCTACAAGGAGGCGATCGCTGGGCACCATACGGGCAGAAGCTTGAATTCCAGCCGCATTTTTGAAAGTCACCGTACCACTAAAACTGATATAGAGACCTAACTCTAGGAACCATTCAGTTTCGGTCGGTGTCCCTCCCCAACAGTGCATCACACCGCGAACAGGACCTCGGTGTTGCCAGAAACCCCTTAACAACTGAGCCATTTCTGGTGCAGCATCTCGACAATGAATAATCACTGGCACGCTTAACTCTTGAGCGATCGCAAGTTGAGCTTGAAATGCTGCTATCTGCTGTTGCCGATTATCTGCTTTGTAAAAGTCTAAGCCTGTTTCACCAATCGCCACCACTCGCGAGTCGGAAGAGGCCAGCTCTAAGATTTGAGCGCGAGAATTAGATGTCCATTTGTCTGTATCCAGTGGGTGCAAACCCACCGCAAAAGACAACTCAGGAAAGCGATCGGCGATCGCTTGAATACCGCTAAACTCCGTTGGCTCTACGCAAGAGTGAATCAAGCGAACCACTCCAGCCTCTCGCCAGCGCTGAGCTACAGCTTCCAAGTCAGGCTGAAACGTTTCGAAGTTGATATGGACGTGCGTATCAATCAACTGCATAAGCAAGTCACTGATTGGTCTTAATGGGAACAACCTCACTAAATGAGGTTAGAGCAGAATTTGAAATTGCATCCATCAAGCCCACAACCCCTAGCAGCAAAATTGTCTGGTGCTCAGGCACCAGACTACCGCTACTCAAAGTTTAGTTGTCAGCAACAAACCTCAACCCTTAGGCTGCCAACTAGGAGGCAGCGGAAACGGGGGAGTTTTTGCTTTTTAGCACTTTAGCCAGGTTTGACTTTTTGCGAGCGCCATTATTAGGATGCAGCACGCCTCGCTTCACAGCTTTATCAATTTTGCTGTAAGCGTTGGCCATATGCTGTTGTACTTCTTGCATTAGCTCAGGGCTAGGATTCGCTGCATAGGTGTCTACAGCTGCTAAGTACTTTTTCATCAGGGTTTTAACCGCTGATTTGTAGGTTTTGTTGCGCAAACGGTTGCGTTCTGCGATCTTGACGCGTTTGATAGCGGACTTAATATTCGCCACAGCCAGTCCTAAGGAAACTCTCTACAACTACTTGGAAAGAAATAAAATACCAGAAAAACTAATATAGCATCTCCTTACCCTATTCCGATCCTTCAAAAATCCAGGTTAAGCTAGAGAGGCGAGTACGGGTTTGTCAAACCCGCTCTCCGACGGGTAATTCCTAAGAGACTGCATTCTGACTCCATGCTGCGAATTATTACTCAGCGAACTGAGGCACGAACCGAACTACGGCGTATTTGCGATCGCACTCACGATGACCAAGTGTTTCACAAAGAAGCCACGGTTCGCGAAGTGTTACAAGCTGTGAAGCGTCAAGGCGATCGAGCCCTGTTACACTACACAGCCGAATTTGATCAACAAGAATTAAAACCTGAAGAGTTACGTGTCAGTGGCTCAGAGTTAGATGCTGCTTACCAGCAGGTATCGAAGGAGTTACTAGATGCGATTCGTCTGGCTCGTAAGCAAATTGAAGCGTTTCATCGGCAACGAGTCCCTAAAAGCTGGGTTCAGTTTGGTGAAGATGATGTAGTTCTAGGCAAGCGCTACACCCCAGTTGATCGAGCGGGGCTCTATGTGCCTGGGGGCCGAGGGGCTTACCCTAGTACAGTTTTGATGAACGCGATCCCGGCGATGGTGGCCCAGGTGCCTAGAATCGCGATCGTGACCCCACCAGGACCCGAAAAATCGGTCAACCCAGCCGTACTGGTGGCAGCTCAAGAAGCAGGCGTTCAAGAGATTTATCGAGTGGGGGGAGCACAGGCGATCGCCGCTTTGGCGTTTGGCACCGAAACCATTCCCAAAGTAGACGTGATCACTGGCCCCGGAAATATCTATGTGACTCTCGCTAAGAAGTTGGTTTATGGCACTGTTGGCATTGACTCTCTAGCTGGCCCCTCAGAGGTATTGGTAATCGCAGACGAAACTGCCAACCCAGTCTATGTAGCGGCTGATCTGCTAGCTCAAGCAGAACATGACCCAATGGCAGCGGCAATATTAATTACGACAGACTCTTCTCTAGCTCTCAAAGTGGTCGCGGAAGTAGAGCAACAACTAATTGACCACCCCAGACGTATCCCTACGGAAAAGGCGATCGCGCACTACGGCTTGATCATCGTGGTCGATTCCCTGGAAACTGCGGCTGAGCTGTCCAATGAGTTCGCGCCAGAACACTTAGAGCTAGAAATCGCCGACCCGTGGGCCTTGATTGATCACATTCGTCACGCTGGTGCTATTTTCTTAGGCTCCTCGACCCCAGAAGCGGTAGGAGACTATTTAGCAGGCCCAAACCACACCCTACCTACCTCTGGCTCGGCTCGCTATGCTTCTGCCCTCGGTGTTGAGACCTTTATGAAGCACTCCAGCTTGATTCAGTACAGCCCAGCAGCGCTGCAAAAAGTTTCCGCAGCCATAGATGTTTTAGCAACCGAAGAAGGGCTAACTTCCCATGCCGACTCAGTTCGCCTCAGAACCCAACCCAAGCAGGTAGATCCACAATCCTAAAAAAAGCAAAATTTAGGCACTAACGCTGGAAAGATCGCTAAGCTAGCTGAAAGCGCTTCTCGTACCCACTGCAAGCTAGCTCTTTTCAGCGTCAGAAGTTGATGCCTAACAGTAGGACATGACTAAGGCTGCTTTGCATTGTTAGGAGGCCCGTTGTGTTGAAAACAATTGTGATCGCCCTAGATAGTTCGGGATTAGCTGAGCAAGTCATGCAAGCTTTGCAAGCACTAGTGCTGCAACCTTCGACCAAAAT
This region of Trichocoleus desertorum NBK24 genomic DNA includes:
- a CDS encoding TatD family hydrolase, with the protein product MQLIDTHVHINFETFQPDLEAVAQRWREAGVVRLIHSCVEPTEFSGIQAIADRFPELSFAVGLHPLDTDKWTSNSRAQILELASSDSRVVAIGETGLDFYKADNRQQQIAAFQAQLAIAQELSVPVIIHCRDAAPEMAQLLRGFWQHRGPVRGVMHCWGGTPTETEWFLELGLYISFSGTVTFKNAAGIQASARMVPSDRLLVETDCPFLAPVPKRGERRNEPAYVRYVAEQVAQLRSVPLEVLAAQTTQNACQLFGLPQLPPKASGVPAISYS
- the rpsT gene encoding 30S ribosomal protein S20 produces the protein MANIKSAIKRVKIAERNRLRNKTYKSAVKTLMKKYLAAVDTYAANPSPELMQEVQQHMANAYSKIDKAVKRGVLHPNNGARKKSNLAKVLKSKNSPVSAAS
- the hisD gene encoding histidinol dehydrogenase, whose translation is MLRIITQRTEARTELRRICDRTHDDQVFHKEATVREVLQAVKRQGDRALLHYTAEFDQQELKPEELRVSGSELDAAYQQVSKELLDAIRLARKQIEAFHRQRVPKSWVQFGEDDVVLGKRYTPVDRAGLYVPGGRGAYPSTVLMNAIPAMVAQVPRIAIVTPPGPEKSVNPAVLVAAQEAGVQEIYRVGGAQAIAALAFGTETIPKVDVITGPGNIYVTLAKKLVYGTVGIDSLAGPSEVLVIADETANPVYVAADLLAQAEHDPMAAAILITTDSSLALKVVAEVEQQLIDHPRRIPTEKAIAHYGLIIVVDSLETAAELSNEFAPEHLELEIADPWALIDHIRHAGAIFLGSSTPEAVGDYLAGPNHTLPTSGSARYASALGVETFMKHSSLIQYSPAALQKVSAAIDVLATEEGLTSHADSVRLRTQPKQVDPQS